From the genome of Sulfurovum sp. NBC37-1, one region includes:
- a CDS encoding metallophosphoesterase family protein: MKIIHFSDTHLGFSDLDITNEEGINQREADFYKAFEDVINAIIDSRPDYAIHTGDLFHRASPSNRAITFALTQLKRLEKEDIPLVVIAGNHSTPRTSTSSPILEALETLDNVHAVFQQHYEPVVFDDIVFHALPHINDERIIEGELDKIEAGIDSAKKNILMMHCSVGAHYLMHEFGEWVYPKAREDIFEKMDYVALGHWHGFGAVGKHPNVYYAGSTERTSSSDKREDKGYVLLDFSKGLEISHHTIPLRRSLSFSIDAERYEEETAALDLTEIEDALVEVRLFNLSVSSSIDITNKALNELFDKALHVKVKREFKAVEGEKLEGDIESVSLEAYFISHIKKSVEDEAEQERLTAKAKALFAHYEELDDDTH; the protein is encoded by the coding sequence TTGAAGATCATACACTTTTCAGATACGCATCTTGGTTTCAGTGATCTGGATATTACCAACGAAGAGGGTATCAACCAGCGTGAAGCGGACTTTTATAAAGCATTTGAAGATGTTATAAATGCCATCATTGACAGCAGACCCGACTATGCCATTCACACGGGAGACCTTTTTCACCGTGCTTCTCCTTCCAATCGTGCCATTACCTTTGCCCTGACACAGCTCAAACGTCTTGAAAAAGAGGATATTCCTCTTGTGGTAATTGCTGGTAACCACTCCACTCCGCGTACTTCTACCTCTTCACCTATCCTTGAAGCCCTGGAAACACTTGATAACGTGCATGCTGTTTTTCAACAGCATTATGAGCCGGTGGTCTTTGACGATATTGTTTTTCATGCTTTGCCGCATATCAACGATGAGCGGATCATCGAAGGGGAACTGGACAAGATCGAGGCTGGTATTGACAGTGCAAAGAAGAACATATTGATGATGCACTGTTCGGTCGGCGCGCATTACCTCATGCATGAGTTCGGGGAGTGGGTCTATCCCAAAGCGCGTGAAGATATTTTTGAGAAGATGGACTATGTGGCTTTAGGGCATTGGCACGGGTTTGGTGCTGTGGGCAAACACCCCAATGTCTACTATGCCGGCTCCACAGAACGGACAAGCAGCAGTGACAAGCGGGAGGACAAAGGGTATGTCCTGCTGGACTTTTCCAAAGGTCTGGAGATATCGCATCACACGATACCCCTGAGGAGATCTTTGAGCTTCAGCATCGATGCTGAACGTTATGAAGAAGAGACAGCCGCACTTGACCTGACAGAGATAGAAGATGCGCTTGTGGAGGTCAGGCTATTCAACCTGAGTGTTTCAAGCTCCATAGACATTACGAACAAAGCGTTAAACGAACTTTTTGACAAGGCGCTTCATGTGAAGGTCAAGCGTGAGTTTAAAGCAGTGGAGGGGGAGAAACTCGAAGGTGATATCGAGTCTGTTTCTTTGGAAGCGTACTTTATCTCGCACATTAAGAAGAGCGTGGAGGATGAGGCAGAACAGGAGAGGCTGACCGCCAAAGCCAAAGCACTCTTTGCACACTATGAGGAGTTGGATGATGATACTCACTAG
- a CDS encoding IS1380-like element ISSlsp1 family transposase: MPQGVLNFSVEGTKESLTSNAGTILFGEYLKATKIDQFCNAYLPLPQSNRGYMPFEHMQPLLLMLHSGGRVLDDLRMIHKDKAIKETLKIKHIPVSESVGKWITRHGLHGIYGIESINRKLLRRHLKTIDEPLVLDIDASVIFSQKSTAVTTYKMQSGYIPMIGHINGGYVIHSEFRSGNIAPADNNLTFLKRCREQLPKAKSLSFFRADSASYQAELFNHCNNHHITYTVGANLDHSVYANIKEIKEWQSFQTKEGTAHHLKEEVAEFIHTMQHTDHAFRLIVVKKTVTPVLPEIWDMLSIDEKLDLAREHYYVIATNADESMSAQDVVRFYRKRGDTSENRIKELKNGFNLNYLPSSNFISNAFYFQIGVLAYNLFILFKQILQNSWQKHTVATIRYKFYRLAGKVVKHSRQTILKVQKEFVEIFHSIRECIYRVSLE, from the coding sequence ATGCCACAAGGTGTGTTAAATTTTTCTGTAGAGGGAACTAAAGAGTCACTTACTTCCAATGCCGGAACCATATTATTCGGTGAATATCTAAAAGCAACTAAAATCGATCAATTCTGTAATGCCTATCTACCTTTACCTCAAAGTAATCGAGGTTATATGCCATTTGAACACATGCAACCATTACTTCTTATGCTTCATAGCGGAGGAAGGGTCCTGGATGACTTACGTATGATTCATAAAGATAAAGCCATCAAAGAGACGTTGAAGATTAAACATATACCTGTATCAGAGAGTGTAGGAAAATGGATCACACGTCACGGACTACATGGTATCTATGGTATTGAATCCATCAATCGTAAACTGTTGCGAAGACATTTAAAAACGATAGATGAGCCTTTAGTACTTGATATTGATGCTTCGGTAATATTTTCACAAAAAAGTACAGCAGTGACAACTTATAAAATGCAAAGCGGATATATACCTATGATTGGTCATATCAATGGCGGATATGTGATTCACAGTGAATTTCGTTCAGGCAATATTGCGCCCGCAGATAATAATCTGACGTTTCTAAAAAGATGTCGGGAACAATTACCCAAAGCAAAATCACTCTCTTTTTTTAGAGCAGATTCTGCTTCTTATCAGGCTGAACTTTTTAACCACTGCAATAATCATCATATCACCTATACCGTGGGCGCTAACTTAGATCATTCCGTCTACGCCAATATCAAAGAAATTAAAGAGTGGCAATCATTCCAAACCAAAGAAGGTACAGCACATCACCTTAAAGAAGAAGTAGCTGAGTTTATACATACCATGCAGCACACAGACCATGCCTTTAGACTGATTGTTGTCAAAAAGACAGTGACACCGGTACTTCCGGAGATCTGGGATATGTTGAGTATAGACGAAAAACTTGATCTTGCCAGAGAGCATTATTATGTCATCGCTACCAATGCAGATGAAAGCATGTCTGCTCAGGATGTTGTTAGGTTTTATCGCAAGCGTGGAGATACAAGCGAGAACCGGATCAAAGAACTTAAAAATGGTTTCAATCTCAATTATCTTCCTTCATCAAATTTTATCTCCAATGCATTTTACTTTCAGATAGGTGTACTGGCTTATAATCTCTTCATTCTTTTTAAACAAATACTGCAAAATAGCTGGCAAAAACATACGGTTGCCACGATACGCTATAAGTTTTATCGTTTAGCAGGAAAGGTAGTGAAACACAGTAGGCAGACTATCTTGAAAGTTCAAAAAGAGTTTGTAGAAATATTTCACTCCATAAGAGAATGCATCTATAGGGTTTCACTGGAATGA
- a CDS encoding AAA family ATPase produces the protein MMILTSLHMQNYKKYRDFSLDFAEGLTGIIGRNGSGKSTIFDAITFALYGDVRGEKETIRYAKADVKEPVKVTLEFEIDGESYKVVREMRGKALVAKAYLYDGDDVLLAESAKGVTGEIIRLIGMTKEAFMHTVFASQKELTALSGLKNEDRKKIIRKLLGLEKIDKIETDIKMKLRVLKNEIEAVSGVLLSGEEVRRLEEEKERLTKALGALQKEVAEIEKKFQAKSRELDALDKTLKALQKLKEDFAKLNSDLALLQKGLEDQKSNLQKGQKGLKELQTKASQYEKEKHLIDEYKALAGTIAKLQKQKELLLKKEGLEKEQVALREQYENAKKEIQALRKKLEAKPELLKEQAEKNRLLQASAQKLKEIEAAESRLREEIAKYNGLIENTNKQVARIESIGKGSDCPTCTRPLLDEYDNVIATLKETIEKLHNEEIAKREHELKAVVDAKAKEQETKTKLEQSLQKLSGDLRVLEADEKTLADKEEEFKKITAKGLSNKQALEALKDVKYDEEAHKEALAKKEKLESKYKELIGLSTLIAQIPALENELKAIASGITQSEEKIKKQEKAIAAHSYDAKEHEKQSELYAKVSKEKDDLAKALSDERVKLKGIEGEIKTLQSKLARNEEQKKQLQVKLDDKSDYDKLKAFMGEFKNKINSQISPRISQLASEMYATITRGKYQHIEVSDEFDFFIYDDGVKYPIERFSGGEVDLANLVLRIAISKTLSELSGSGGVGFLAFDEVFGSQDEERRFEIMEAFHTIKEQYRQIFLISHESEIKEMFERVVEL, from the coding sequence ATGATGATACTCACTAGCCTCCATATGCAAAATTACAAAAAATACCGGGACTTCTCTCTGGACTTTGCCGAAGGGCTCACGGGGATCATCGGGCGTAATGGTTCGGGCAAATCGACCATCTTCGATGCGATCACTTTCGCGCTCTACGGAGATGTACGCGGAGAGAAAGAGACCATTCGTTATGCCAAGGCAGATGTCAAAGAACCGGTCAAGGTGACGCTTGAGTTTGAGATAGATGGCGAGAGCTACAAGGTTGTGCGTGAGATGCGTGGAAAAGCCCTGGTGGCCAAAGCCTATTTGTACGATGGGGATGATGTGTTGTTGGCAGAGAGTGCCAAAGGGGTGACGGGAGAGATCATCAGGCTCATCGGCATGACCAAAGAGGCGTTCATGCATACGGTCTTCGCGTCACAAAAGGAGCTCACCGCCCTCAGCGGTCTGAAGAACGAAGATCGCAAAAAGATCATCCGAAAGCTTCTAGGACTCGAGAAGATAGACAAGATAGAAACCGATATCAAGATGAAACTCAGAGTCCTGAAAAATGAGATAGAGGCTGTCAGTGGGGTGTTGCTTTCGGGTGAAGAGGTAAGGAGGCTTGAAGAGGAAAAAGAGCGCCTCACTAAAGCATTGGGAGCACTGCAAAAAGAGGTAGCCGAGATAGAGAAAAAGTTTCAAGCCAAGAGCCGTGAGCTCGATGCACTCGATAAGACGCTCAAAGCATTGCAAAAACTCAAGGAGGACTTTGCCAAACTGAACTCCGATCTTGCCCTGCTTCAAAAAGGCTTGGAAGATCAAAAATCCAATCTGCAAAAGGGGCAAAAAGGGCTGAAAGAGCTGCAGACCAAAGCATCTCAGTACGAAAAAGAGAAACATCTTATCGATGAGTACAAAGCACTTGCAGGAACGATCGCTAAACTGCAGAAGCAAAAAGAGCTGTTACTGAAAAAAGAGGGCTTGGAGAAAGAGCAGGTTGCACTGCGTGAGCAGTATGAGAATGCCAAAAAAGAGATACAGGCCCTCAGGAAAAAGCTCGAAGCCAAGCCGGAACTTCTCAAAGAACAGGCTGAAAAGAACCGACTGCTCCAAGCATCTGCGCAAAAGCTCAAAGAGATAGAAGCCGCAGAGAGCAGACTCAGAGAGGAGATCGCCAAATACAACGGCCTGATCGAAAATACCAACAAACAGGTAGCCAGGATCGAATCCATCGGCAAGGGTTCGGACTGCCCCACCTGCACCCGCCCCCTGCTCGATGAGTATGACAATGTGATTGCTACACTCAAAGAGACAATAGAGAAGCTCCACAACGAGGAGATCGCCAAAAGAGAGCATGAGCTCAAAGCAGTCGTAGATGCAAAGGCAAAAGAACAGGAGACAAAGACCAAACTTGAACAGAGTTTACAAAAACTAAGCGGTGATCTTCGTGTGCTGGAAGCCGATGAAAAGACACTCGCTGACAAAGAAGAAGAGTTCAAAAAGATTACGGCAAAAGGACTAAGTAACAAACAGGCACTTGAAGCGCTTAAAGACGTGAAGTACGACGAAGAGGCGCATAAAGAAGCGTTGGCAAAAAAGGAAAAACTGGAGTCCAAGTACAAAGAGCTCATCGGACTCTCCACGCTCATTGCCCAGATACCGGCACTTGAAAATGAGTTAAAGGCCATAGCGTCAGGCATCACTCAGAGTGAGGAGAAGATCAAAAAGCAGGAAAAAGCCATAGCAGCGCACAGCTACGATGCCAAAGAGCATGAAAAACAGTCAGAACTCTATGCCAAGGTGAGCAAAGAGAAAGACGATCTTGCCAAAGCGCTTTCAGATGAGAGGGTCAAGCTCAAAGGAATTGAAGGCGAGATAAAGACACTCCAAAGCAAACTTGCCAGAAACGAAGAGCAAAAAAAGCAGCTCCAGGTCAAGCTCGATGACAAAAGCGATTATGACAAGCTCAAAGCTTTCATGGGTGAGTTCAAAAACAAGATCAACTCCCAAATCTCCCCACGCATCAGCCAGCTGGCTTCCGAGATGTACGCGACAATCACCCGAGGGAAATATCAGCACATCGAAGTAAGCGATGAGTTTGACTTTTTCATCTACGATGACGGTGTCAAGTACCCCATAGAGCGTTTCAGCGGTGGGGAGGTGGATTTGGCAAACCTCGTGCTGCGCATTGCGATCTCCAAGACGCTGAGTGAGCTTAGCGGCAGCGGTGGGGTTGGTTTCCTGGCGTTTGATGAGGTGTTCGGCTCACAGGATGAAGAGCGGCGTTTTGAGATCATGGAGGCATTCCATACCATCAAAGAGCAGTACCGGCAGATATTTCTAATTTCTCATGAGAGTGAGATTAAGGAGATGTTTGAGAGGGTGGTGGAGTTGTGA
- a CDS encoding MBL fold metallo-hydrolase, which produces MEIKFLKAYNGDAIYISYHGKNIIIDTGTGATYSSKRPRRPKQYGELKDIIDYIKSKDEKIDLLIITHLDDDHIGGVLKWFDNDIANAKNLVQSVWFNSGVVINKYFESQEADENNYTLEGEYNPDTSIKQGVSFEQYLLENRISNIELIKSGMIKEIEDMKFIILSPTEDKLKKLLKPKSVNRK; this is translated from the coding sequence ATGGAAATAAAATTTTTAAAAGCTTATAATGGTGATGCAATATATATTTCATATCATGGAAAAAATATTATAATTGATACTGGTACGGGTGCAACATATAGTTCCAAAAGACCCAGAAGACCTAAGCAGTATGGAGAATTAAAAGATATCATTGATTATATTAAATCCAAAGATGAGAAGATAGATTTGTTAATAATTACACATTTAGATGACGATCATATTGGTGGTGTTTTGAAATGGTTTGATAATGATATAGCAAATGCTAAAAATTTAGTTCAATCTGTATGGTTTAATTCGGGTGTAGTCATAAATAAGTATTTTGAAAGTCAAGAAGCAGATGAAAATAATTATACACTGGAAGGAGAATATAATCCAGATACAAGTATAAAACAAGGAGTCTCTTTTGAACAATATCTTTTAGAGAATCGTATTAGCAACATTGAACTTATAAAGTCAGGTATGATTAAAGAAATAGAAGATATGAAGTTTATTATTTTATCGCCTACTGAAGATAAATTAAAAAAGCTACTTAAACCCAAATCCGTAAATAGAAAATAA